The Styela clava chromosome 3, kaStyClav1.hap1.2, whole genome shotgun sequence genome includes the window GATTATTAGTCGCAATTTGTCTCTTTATACCGTATCTGATATACTGGATGCGTCAGAGACTATTTTACAAGTCGGATTTACTAAAGCCACTATACAACAAAAGTATGCAAGTATTGAGTTGGGTCGTATTAGCTTTCATGATCATTTGTGTGCTTGTTGGTTTACTCATAGTGCAATTTTCCCGTGGCAAGTATAGCAATACAATAGGAGGCTGCGAAGCTCAAACAGACCTTCCAGTATCTATGATTCGATTACAATCAGCTTTTGCGTATATACTTTTGGCATTTATTGAATTAGCACTACTTCTTCTTTTTGTTTATCCTTTATGGAAATTAAGGAACACTCATAATGCTAATTCCAGAAGATTAATGAAACAAATTAAACGGTCTTCGATTGCTACAACAATTACAATCATTGTAATGTTTATCGGTCCTTTAATTTCTCTTTTCTCACACCTGTATCTGCAATTAAAAATGTTTCATACGCTAATATTTGAATTCGTAATCTTAGTTAATACCATCTGTGTCATAACTTCCTTTAATGATTGGAAACTGAGGCTGTTTCCGTTTGCACGCCACGTAACATTAGTTAGAGCCACAATCAACGATAGACCTCACAGTCATTCTTATCACAATACTACTATTTTCAGATGACTAcgcaaaatatttatcatatctGAGACCCAATTCCCCGTGATTTCTACAAGAAAACAATGCTATTATTTTCAACTTtcgcacaattacattatatctATTTCTCGTTAATTAAAACAGCGGTCCCCGTGACCTGGGTTAAAATCACTAATTTTACTCTGCTTTCAATAGccagaaatcacattaaaaaaaaaaaatctacacACGAATACTCATTTAATTGTTTATATAGtgtattattatatattgtaCTGAtatattaaaatggaatatcTTTTATATTCATCCTTTTGACATTATGCTGTTTAGAAATTTTTGTATTGATTCGTTTTATTTCTTATTACACATTATTGTAGTTTAAAAtaagtatatttattttgtagttTATTATTTATCGCTATCCTTGTTTTtgctttttctaattttattcacCAATTTTGAACCCCGCCGTGTAAAGAAGTGGCCCGCaagttttctttttaaattcGCTTCCTTCCTTCGCCTATTTTGGAACTCCTCATTCATCGTCATTATACACAAACAATACTTTGTTAATTCAGTAGTTGACTTCGTTCAGTAGtgaatttggattttcagtaatAATATTAGCAATAATTCATTCATGCTCAAGTTCGTTAGGTTTTTGTAAACGATTAGAACTTAATATGCAATCGAAATTTTCAATATGAATGCTGAcgtaatatatttatgtatatatatatatatatatgtggaaaattatttaaaatgatttgtGATATAATATTTGTTGAAATCATATTGACAATATATGATGCATTTCAAAGCAGTCAAGATAAATTATCAGAACATTGACACTACTTTACGAGTGTTGGTATTGTTATATTGGGGGACTCTACTTTAGTTTCGTACCATTGAcactattttttgaaaaaccaATATCCATTCTTGTGGTGAAACAGTTTTCATTTCCTCAATAGTGACAAACAATAAAGATTTGGAAGATGTTATTGCTACTTGACAGTATGTGACTCATGAATGATGATAGCCAATTCATCACTTTTTTTAAAACGACCCGAAAAAAACTGTGTCCGATCATATCCCAAGAATTCATTCTTCGATTTATATCAATAGTGATGTCAAGTTCTTTTGCAATATTCAAGAAGCGTTTCCTGATAACGCATCATTCATGTGAGAAGATGGGTCTATTAAAAATGTAACTGAATTCCGATTCTTTTTGGCaattgaacacaattgaattgaaaccacaaaatgttttattaagCATCGACTATTTATATTGATTCGTTTTACTTCTTATGACAGGTTATTGTAATTTGCAACTTGTCGATTTAACGTTTTATACTTTATTAATTATTCTCCAATCTTATTTTTACTTGTAGTTCTAATTTTTCCAAGACTAACAactcaaacttttcaaactcAAACCTCGCCATTGGTTCATAAAAGAATATTCCCGTCTATACATAACGTGGACATATCTTGCAAAAAATTtctaataattataatttattgcgACAAGACGTCAGGCACATTGAAAACGTTCATTCCGCAAAgaatttggaattttaataataataataaattaatataatttacTAATATTAAGTACGCCAGGGATGTAAATGCGTAGAGCTTGACATCATACCGGAATTTTCAATATGGATgctactgttatatatatatatatacacataaaaTTTCCGGTCCCGGTGGTGTTGCAAAATTGATACGCCTCGCCCACCAGAAGTTATTGTAGTACTGAACATGACCCCTAGCAAGGGCGTACCCTGGGCATGGCACAGGGGACAAGTTGGAGTTGTACAGATTGCCCAATGCAGCGGCGGTTAAATTAGTCGCAGCGCCAGTGGGCAAAAGAAAATGGCCTCACTCGTCGGAACTATTAATGCCATCCAGCCAAAACTCCGCCAATGTCAATCTCTCCTTTTCTTTTCACTACCGACACAATACCAGGCGGATGGCATATGGAGTACAGGTGTCCCTATCTGCGTGACCTTACTACCGTATTAATATACACGCACACGTCAGCGGAGTGAACCCCAACTGACTCCTCGAAGATCAAAATGCACACAATATATTGGGTattcatgtagtatgtgaaccaaggtggcgggcaccggaacgtagtatgtgtaccaggttgggtttAGGTcagaatcaaaaaaaaaacggggCAGTGCAGATTGGAAAGCGGTTTGTCCGATTCCGAGGCTTAGCAGTATTCAACACGATTCaactcatgcgaataataataataatattcaaatcattggAAACGTGCACTTTTTATGgcaattcgaataatttaactGCATTACAGCTGATGGAATATATACTAAATTGACGTATTCAACATATAATATTGGTTTCCTCTCTCACTACTGAACTATTGAAGTGAGTCGCAAATCAGTATTAAATGGACTGTCTCCATTAACaacaaataaatttgtattgatattaaatatataaattatttatcaCTGCCAGTCTGCCACCGTATTGTACGTGATATTTGAGTCTACTTACCGAGTGGGATAGGGGCTGGGACGGTCCCGGgcaaaccgggacgtatggtaagcctatattAATACAAAcgaattatataaaattaaaacccATAGTTACAATCCAGATATTCTACAGTATATTACAGTGATGACcgaacatttgaaaaaatttacctTCTGCTTTGACCAATATTTGGCCACGACTTTGAACGATACTGCTCTACAACTAACAACATGACAAGGAGGGGAGTAGGCCACGATTTCTTTCCAGTATATCACGTGATTTGGGTGCGTCAACTCGTTTATAAAATTCGACCATTTCATCCACCCCCTCATACCAACCGACCCCGTTTTGCTAAGTTGTGAAAAATCGTTATTCTACACAAAACCAGGACCAACCGTTCACAATTACGAAGTTTGAATGTTCTTAAAAAcgaattatataaaattaaaacccATAGTTACAATCCAGATATGCCACAGTATATTACAGTGATGACCGAACATTCGAAAAAAATACACTTTCTGCTTTGACCAATATTTGGCCACGACTTTGAACGATACTGCTCTACAACTAACAACATGACAAGGGGGAGGAGTTGGCCACGATTAGTTTCCAGTATATCACGTTTAGGTGCGTCATCTCGTTTATCAATAACCTCCTCTGGTTTATCGCGcctcccttcacactgaaagtATTGTTTTGTATGTGATTCGTAGTTATTTTTGTCTATTGTGTACTTttggtatgtgataaaataaactactgactgactgactatcAAATTCGACCATTGATCCACCCCCTTATATCAACCGACcccgttttgctaaattgtgaaaaatcgttatgctacacAAAATCAGGACCAACCGTTCACAATTACGAAATTTGAACGTTCGTAATGGCAAGAGTGTGCTCCTAGGACAGGATATACAAACCTTCGGGACGTTAAATGCTATGGAAAAAGTTTTCCTTATACAATGCTTTTTAAACGCCTCGTCAGCCtttccaaattttattaaagtaaATTTGTATCATCGGAAATCTATCTTCGGTTTTATAATTATGTGTTCTCCatcgggtctcgtgtagtttcgtacctaacgtacttctagtggtcttagcatgacaattttttcacgtattaatcctaacccccacctgactacaacatccaaaaattacatcattacgacgtcacagtgacgtaatagagccttTCAAACTATAtcaactgccatccaagacgcgcgaacgagcacccgaaatcgaataagtcatttctctcgttttctcgtcgcaacgattccaataggagagagatcggtAACGTCactcagttctttatcgtcgacGCCAATGACATTTCGGATGATgatacgtatatttggcaagctctatgccgtgattgtgatgtcgtagtgacgtaatttaggattgacatatcaaaaaattgttatgctacgcccattagaagtacgttaggtacgaaactacacgagacccttCGTCATCTATTGAACATCGGGTTTTCAGATCGTTATGGAGTGTTTCAAAAGTGCTTATTACATTTGTTTTGTACCACTGTGAGCTAGTCTGGCGAGTGATCGAGGGACTCGCAACGAACTTGGTACCATGGTTAACTGAATATTCAGTCATGTTGGTACCGGTATCGTATGGCAGGTTTAAGCGTTTTTCTCTCTCTACGCCTTCCGCGCAGGTAATGTAGTAAATGTCATTTATGCTCATTCGCTTCTGGTACTGGTACCGTTGCGTACGACTGTACGAAGCCCGAATGGAATCAGTTAAAGTTAGTTCTTGTGTGACTGTTTCAGCTGTCAGGCGCCTGGTCAGCGCTGTACCACAATACTGCAATACAGTGTAGTATTGGCCAGCAGATAACTGGTTCAGGTCTGTTAGCCTGAATATTATATTACTGTAAGCTAGGCTCAGCAGTGTCTGGTTGTTGTCTATTGTCTGATCGTGCTGCCTGCAttgctaagcgttgggaatacgtTCTCCAACGCACCTCTGattggtaccggtactgtacctATTcaggcgaaccacggcctctcgttcggttaccagtccaagtcgggtatgggattagttagccagttatttgttttcggaagcaagTCAAGTCtctgcttccgaaaacaaataactgacaaaCAAATCATATACCGGTACCCGACTTGGACtaataaccggacgagaggctgtggtttgccatatgattaagctgtcttatcgactttcctctcccctggaataaatatgtaaatcctatccagcGTGGGTCTGTCGGTTGGCTTCGAATCATGTGGCTGTGGGGGGGATAATCAGGTGCGAGAGGATTGTCTGATTGTTGGACACATCGACACCACAGGATCATTTTTAtatgtaaccgctggtctgtCATGCAGTCATGGCTTTCTTCATTGTTCAGGAGGCCATGAATGtgaaacaaatactgaaatacggTAACTGGCTAAGTAATCCCAATCCCACGGTGCATTTCCTGTGATTTTGATTCCTACACTGATAGCAAGCCCCTAATTAACAAAGTCGCGCCAAACTTCATGGAACAGTAGAAGGCTTTAGTCCGTGGGGAATTTTGCACTGTCTAAATCGGAAGTGGGTATTGCGtgaaaaaaggttgacaacCACTGAACCACATTCTTCAGACATAGATAGGTCAAACTGCAACAGTATCTCAGATAAATAGAATATGAAGAGCTAAATCAGTAACTATTCATCGCTTCGTATTTCAGGAAATGTTCAACAGTATGTATAATCGACACATCTAGATCAATGttcttcaactttttttatCGTGGTAGTctataccttttacaatttttcaagaactttgtataccttataaataccaatgtttaaatatggcttaaataaacattaaattttaagcatatattgtactgcaatatcatcatgcaatctaataggatAGGGTctgcaagttataaatttgactgacggccTTAGCGTCAATGGtaataatgttcaacgtaaatctgtaaatcaaacgaagtgcaTGGCAGTCGAAATCACCAACTCAGATACGTGACCGCAATATTtgtataatttgtgatgtaacaatgtgctcacgtcggtttttttgcgtaaatgacattttatatttcatgtgcgccgcgtttgcattgttgtcttcgcttgaatatttttaaatttgatatattaGAGTTTAGAATCCCTGACTTGGCTGTAcaccctttatcagttgtatacccacCTTTTAGTCCGGcatacacttgggtatactgTATACCcagttgaagagcactgatctaGACACACTCtattttctgtaatgttttTAATTAAACCTGAGATCATATTGAAAACTGCCATATTTCGAATAGCCTCTTTCTAGCCACATCATCCAATGCTTATGTTGACTGAAAAATTGATCATGTCCATTTCATTAAACTATGTTTGAAATGCAATTACTTTTTAGCCTagtgtatttttaaaaattatatcaaaatgtttttgtataACTGAGGCGTAACAAATTATCATGTCAAGTGTTGTTGAGATAGATCAAGGCATTGGTTCTGGACATATGCAACTTGCCTGCAATAACGGTTGTAGTAGAGATGATGTGTTTTCAGGAACTCAAGACAATGATCAAGTATCAGACTTGAGCAACAAATTTGAGCAGTTACAAGCTGCTGATCAGAGCCACCAAGCATTAACGAACTTATGGAACAGTTGGAGCCACACTCCTAATTATGTTAATGCTGTCCAACCTAAGTATGACATTATCAGACAGCCTAATCAATGTATGTTTGTTGAAGGTGTGTCAACGATTCATACTGGAATTAATGATTTTCCtgagaaaaataatattataaaaaccaaTATAACGACTTTATATGCGTGTCGGACTGCCTCTGATACATTAATAGAAGGCATTAGAACATCTGTGCAGCAGCTCCTTTCAAATGTTCCCAGAGTGGTAATTAATGGCCCTTCTGAAAATAGCCTTGTGCCTGCCAGCAGTGATTATATTCATAACGATAGCTCACAAGAAGGAACCAAAATATGGTTTGGAAGCCATGGTGTTTACTCTGGTGGGAAATATACAGAGAGACACAGGAGCAAAACATATTATCGTCCTTATTGCTTAATAAGCAGACGTCACTATTCTTGCCAACCCTTATCCATCAGGCGAAGGAGATATGGTGTGAGTCAGAAGTaagttttgattaattttttcttcatttttgttattgttatttaatttttcatattccttgaaatgatattttctaGTCCAGTAACAACAAAGCAGAAATGTCAAATAAcagatatttatttgaaaaacacattttgcatGAGAATGCGTTGTATACCATATgcttttggtgctccagaagtatgtgtaccaaatggaggtaactaattttgttcgcctactttacatcaagttgtgtgaaggccTATGGgaaggggatatattcacttggctaacacaaacagtccccgaactcgtaatagaactaaaataaggaaaattggaataaaattataacctaaccctaacttggtacacatactacgggagtaccgagaTTTTTGTTGGGATATTGATGGACAttgatcaaaatttaatttcatgCAATACAATTTGCTGTAGCATATGTTCATGTCATTAACATAATTCTGTAATTAGATAAATGACACCATTAAGAAAATGATTTACAAACAGATAATTTTTAATTCAGAGGGAACAGTGAGCAAGGTGTTGATGAGTTGACACAGCTTCTCAGCAAAATGGGCACAGCAGATAGCAATCAACGGAAACTTGTAAACTTTAACAAGAAGGGTAAATTGCAGTATTCTCCCCCTCCAAAATATTACATGCTCAGATACCGGCCATGTATGAAACTTACAAAGATAAAAGAAAGATCCAGGTCACTGAATGATCTgtcttttcaaaatttacaaattcaaggTGCTGAACCAGGTAAAGTTCAAAACCTTGAACAGGAAGGTTCCAATGATGCGAAACCCACTTGCCCCCCTAACGATCAACCCAGTGTGCTATCTTCTGTCAATATAACTAAAGGTGGTGCATCAGGATCACAAATTTGCCAAATGGTTTCTGGGATTGGCAAACTTAGTATGTTGGACTAGTAGTTCTTCACCAACAAAACTTTTGATGATTCATGTGACATATCACCCGATGAGAACAGAAACAGGCCAAGttacaattttgagttttgagaaaaacacaaaaaacatttttgaattttgttatttttgtattctagaaattcacacttagtaaagactagagctctggttattttaatgtggatgagaatatctttgtaatcaatataTTTTGGCACTTCCTTTCTGTTTATTTACCCCATAAAAGACTTTGGTCCATTCTGTTTTCTATAATGTCTGAAATTTTTCGTGCGAGATGCAAGGTAAAACcaggtgacttaggcctaagttgcacgGACCAAACTCTTAGAAATGTAAGTTTCGTACATTTTATTTCCGATGTccatgcccatcatattggaacttagGCCTATTCTGTTCTTAACTTATACTAAATATTatagtccagctaaaatttttaatattgaaaaaagtgaatttcccaaaaatgtgacttaggccccttctgttctcattCTGCCATATAAGGGGCAATCTCAGATTCAAGATTTTGTCACATATTTACATTGTGTCTCACCAATAGCTTTCAAGGCTGATGTTGTATGTGACTGCTCTTGCCTTCATATTTCGCTTCACAAATTTACCATTTTGCTTTTTCTGTGAGTGCTCTTATATGTGATGGTACTTGATGCTAACTTGTTTGATAATGCTCTGGATTATTTACATTTGCACATCATTTTAATTTGCAACAGTTAATTACCTGGATTTGTTTTGCTTGTGTTTCGGTGCCCTACCATGTTAAATTAATAATAGGTTGACTTTCTGATTTTAGTTCACTAAATGGGTGAGGGGCAAATTACATTTACGATTTTCCACTGTATTGTTAAATAAAAGCTTCTTTGACAGTTATGGTGAAAAACTggatttttcattcaattattaCTCCATTATCTTGTATTCTATACTAAACAATATTGTGTGTCACTGTGTTGCATTATATTACAgcattaatatatattatcagaTGAGAATTAGTCTGATCAGTTGCAGAATGTTTCTTGGGGTTGAACATTTTTTCGCAGCACATCGTCCACCATGAGTTTGAAAGCAATTTCTAAATCAGGATGATTTAGAAACATCTCGGTATTGCAACGCCAGGCCTGGAGCTGTCACATTTGGTGGAGCTGGAGCCAAACTTACCATATTCGGGAAGGTTGTGGCCGGAGCTGCATGGAATTTTAGTGGCCCCAGCTCCTATTCACATTATTAATTGTTTAGTACTGCTTACAAATAATGAGATTTAattctaatattaatttaaaagttCGGAGTTGAAGTTTTAAACTCGCGGCCTTCCAATATCGTTTTTAGTGTTTATAGAAATATGGAATATCGGACACATCCTAACGCCGCCGTCCacgtttttattgaaaacatttacaattattttttatgtttttgccGTAATCTTGCGTCGCGGCAATAACAATAACGCGGCAGTCGACTAAAATGCTTTCAATCAGCGCCGACTAGAAGTACTTATAacacgtcgaggatgtttttgattgaaattatttcataatGATTATCGCATATTTCGAGATAGTCTGGGCGGCCACGGCAATAAATCTACaagcaaattgtgtcgtaattaagtattttcatcctcagtttcgatagtgattTAGGTATTAATTTAAaggcaaaaataaaaacgtaacAACCGACGTACATGAATTATTTAAATCAACGCCGACTTGAAAAATAAACGCGATTTTCGATCTTCATACTCCGTTATTGGCGATTGAGAATCGGCCGTTGTATAATTTGCGTTTTTCTGAACTAACTCATCGGTagtggtgagctgtagccggaatgCACCGGAACAGCGTTCCGATTGTTGGACAATTTActgcatttgcgttcctgttgttgaaataaaattgtggtaCAAAAAGTCTAGTTTCTCTGGTAAACTTGTTATTAATTTGTTTTGCTACATCATATTGAGTCTTTTACGTCACATCACGCAAATAATTAGCTCATTAACAGCAGTAACATGTAATAgttgtttccccgacttttgaccccatgaaaattcattctatacctttctaataacaagagagctatgctcaaatatatggacacataatatagagtcacataattgtgatgacgtcatagcgaaagaAAAAGTAATACCCtactggagaaaatttttatctttaaccactgaaaatttcaaagcaattggtccagtattcgaagagaaaagcgatttcttcaaaacgtgttgacggagacaaataataagaacaagagagcaatgctcaaatatatggacacgcagaacaattccccaaaaatcatatgcggtgaccaacgactaacataccggcggtgacttaccagtacctgtatcggggtaccgtgacggtacagggactgtcatagatattttaggtcctgtgacaattgaaacatccgTTGAAATAtgtcgtgatatgagtcaattatgtaccgtattatcggatcaggtaccgaaccacagtcaaacatttcacataaaaacgttactaaataacatgcgtcaacttaacaccagccgaatcggggtacaatttttggtacagttactgtcatagccgtttagggctgatggacaattcgactacacggacaactcaccaggcctagggtggtgtagccagtctgcggacaatttcattcaaaccgctataaaacaaaaaccaatatatctaacccggtaattttttcaccgtgggtgcattggcggcatttattctacacgctaaacctcgtattaactttctacgacaaagggttaaagctatacaaatccccaaagtacggcactcgaaagacgtatttgcgaccgaacgaccagtgtgcgaccacggatttcaagccttgatcatcgtttctgctgcgtcgagaatatcgcatacgcagccatacagcaatcagacagacaaaacacggtggtcgcaaattggttgacaaagatattatagGATATATTTCAAGagcacggttatttcgaacaaaactcgttaaattataaacaaagcaccacatcacagcaatcaaacagacgaaaacacggtggccgcaaattggttgacaaagatattatcgacgtatcggaaattcacaccccctattccccctccttcaaatgtagaaacgcgaaactttcaaatatggttaaaagaaacacaactctacccacctgccaagtttcatctttttatttctcatatttgtatggattttcaaatttttgacagctacgagttagttcagtgtcaccgcgctgtgttacggtaccagaacttctctatctttagaaggtcctgtcttgtgacagcgtgaattgaaattgcaagatggttcgttggacacaaaatggcgtccgatatccgcagaacgtttagtgacgtcatagcaaacaaaaacaaatctcacagagctaacagaaatatttgaaataaataaaagtaatagccttctggagaaaaatttcatcttcaaccactgaaaatttctaagcaattagtccagtaatcaaagagaaaagcgactttttaaaaacgtgtcaaagaacaagaataacaacaacaagagagctatgctcaaatatatggacacgtagcgccacccaatggcaataattttgatgacgtcatagcgaaaaaaaaagtaatagccttctggagaaaaattttatcttcaaccactgaaaatttcaaagcaattggtccagtattcgaagagaaaagcgactttttaaaaacgtgtcaaagaacaagaacaacaacaagaacaacaagaacaacaacaacataatattgaaacgatcgttatgtccactacgtgtccaacaacataatattgaaacgatcgttatgtccactacgtgtccaataacaacaaaattttgaaacgatcgttatgtccactacgtgtccaataagatttgtattgaattcctatgaataattttatacaaacatttttgatataatttctTTGCAGTTAATGGCAGTTCTGTAAACGTCCGCGTCGTGAATATATAACATTTTTGCGAACTAGGTGCGTTCCGGTTattacgatttttccagctcatcactgctTATAGTCCATGGTAGCACAAtaattaatacctgtgtagagaTATAGTTGGGCCCAAATTTAGCCCAACCATGTCGATGGACTAGATCAGttgttcccaacctttctactcTGGCGGAAcgtgaaaattaaataaaatgtactcgcggaccggcaaaaattgaaatgggcgGAACAGAAAGTagtaacatatatttgcgtaatattgGGCTATCACTATGCTTTCAGAAAAAAAGGAACACttaaaatatttcacataaGTAAAACCTATCAAATATTGTGCCGGCCAAAAATTTAAATgggtggaacataaaataataacatatatatatttgcgtaataaaatgcagttCTGGGCACCCATTATACGCAACAAAGTcacacatctcacataaaaaacatgtacatgtcaAATCATGTGCAAACGTAATAATTTACTTCAGTAAGAATTTGCttctgtttcgtttccaatacagGATCGCAAGCGAGGCatcaaaaaaaagttttgcaacacgtagctctacAGCGGCTCAGAGTCAATttatttgcttcgttttaattaaagctaggagtaactggttgaaaattcggacaacagtttgattgctcgattacttcaCGATGGTTATCAAGAGAGCTCAAGAACGAATTGTGACAATGATTCTTTTATAAATCTAGACTGTGAAGTAGAGGTTTCATCGAGTTCATCATATCAATTCCTCTGTAGTTGATCGATGCCCcaaacaaaatcaatttatatGACAATGATAAGATCGTTGCTAACTTGGCACCAGACTCAAAATCCTTCTGTGCACCGCCCGGAAAATATCTCAGCGGCACCCGATTttgttgcgcgtctcgtgaccacctgcagggtcaCAACAAGTTCGCTGTTGTGAGTTTCGCTGGGTGTcatggaatattatactgttcttgacagtTTTCCGGTTCAAACAAGGAAATATCCATAAACTTCCATTTGGATGGtaatattaatcaagaaaagtatgcagaacggaaaaagcacgcatgctgatttacaggtttctgaatcttgcgagatttgacggagcgctttcgcgatgggataggatttacatatttatcccgggggagaggaaagccgataagacggcttatccatatggcgaaccacggccactcgtccggttaccattccaagtcgggtatgg containing:
- the LOC120342131 gene encoding uncharacterized protein LOC120342131, translated to MSSVVEIDQGIGSGHMQLACNNGCSRDDVFSGTQDNDQVSDLSNKFEQLQAADQSHQALTNLWNSWSHTPNYVNAVQPKYDIIRQPNQCMFVEGVSTIHTGINDFPEKNNIIKTNITTLYACRTASDTLIEGIRTSVQQLLSNVPRVVINGPSENSLVPASSDYIHNDSSQEGTKIWFGSHGVYSGGKYTERHRSKTYYRPYCLISRRHYSCQPLSIRRRRYGVSQKGNSEQGVDELTQLLSKMGTADSNQRKLVNFNKKGKLQYSPPPKYYMLRYRPCMKLTKIKERSRSLNDLSFQNLQIQGAEPGKVQNLEQEGSNDAKPTCPPNDQPSVLSSVNITKGGASGSQICQMVSGIGKLSMLD